One genomic segment of Arcobacter porcinus includes these proteins:
- a CDS encoding cytochrome C, whose protein sequence is MRLLNLLLASFLALSIASTSLMADSARGQKVFIKFLKEPCGMDGAIFALKHTQDEWRQIKADGKAEAEIMKFCPNYVEGSVKPNLLDSVMDFSIEFASDSGNVPAC, encoded by the coding sequence ATGAGATTATTAAACTTATTGTTAGCTTCTTTTTTAGCTTTATCAATAGCTTCAACTTCACTTATGGCTGATTCAGCTAGAGGTCAAAAGGTTTTTATTAAATTTTTAAAAGAACCTTGTGGAATGGATGGTGCTATATTCGCTTTAAAACATACTCAAGATGAGTGGAGACAAATAAAAGCTGACGGTAAAGCAGAAGCTGAAATTATGAAGTTTTGTCCAAACTATGTTGAAGGTTCAGTTAAACCAAACCTTTTAGATAGTGTAATGGATTTTTCTATTGAATTTGCTAGTGATTCAGGAAATGTTCCAGCTTGTTAA
- a CDS encoding NFACT RNA binding domain-containing protein gives MRYFLLKNIVEYLASNAQFIKIIRRIDNNIIIIEFNNSNIIYFDLTKSNSMIFKSKEKLASKKEFQAPFDVVLQKRFTNAKIEDIFLLNDDKVIRFITNSSNSYKKEISILQLEFTGKYTNIIILDENEIVLEALRHIDEHSSFRVVKVGVKLLPLPKKDIVFKEDKVDDIEEFLYSIYENKEENSFEQIKKQKINIVEKDIEKIENILKRLPKKEELELEAKEIYEKANLILANLHNIKPYQNEILIINSENEEIKIDLENTNNPSIYTNKLFRNAKRAKQKANNIKIEKDNLEDKLLFANKLKVNIENSNSIEECEFLLPKKDKNQIKTKKEKNYESFFFEGFKIMLGSNERENIYLLENSKASDFWFHLKDRPSCHVIVQNSKKTIPTNVIEKAAKLCVEFSVDSKGVFEVDYTQRRNVKIQHGANVLYNPYNTIVVKV, from the coding sequence ATGAGATACTTTTTACTAAAGAATATAGTTGAATATTTGGCAAGCAATGCCCAATTTATAAAGATTATAAGAAGAATTGATAACAATATCATTATAATTGAATTCAATAATTCTAATATTATATATTTTGATTTAACTAAATCAAACTCAATGATATTTAAATCTAAAGAAAAATTAGCTTCAAAAAAAGAGTTTCAAGCACCTTTTGATGTAGTTTTACAAAAAAGATTTACAAATGCAAAGATAGAAGATATTTTCTTGTTAAATGATGATAAAGTAATAAGATTTATTACAAACTCTTCAAACTCTTATAAAAAAGAGATTTCTATTTTGCAGTTAGAATTTACAGGAAAATATACAAATATTATAATATTAGATGAAAATGAGATTGTACTTGAAGCTTTAAGGCATATTGATGAGCATTCTTCTTTTAGAGTTGTTAAAGTTGGAGTAAAACTTCTTCCTCTTCCAAAAAAAGATATTGTTTTTAAAGAAGATAAAGTTGATGATATAGAAGAGTTTTTATATAGTATTTATGAGAATAAAGAGGAAAATAGCTTTGAACAAATTAAAAAACAAAAAATAAATATTGTAGAAAAAGATATAGAAAAAATAGAGAATATCTTAAAAAGACTTCCAAAAAAAGAGGAGTTGGAACTTGAAGCAAAAGAGATTTATGAAAAAGCAAATTTAATTTTGGCAAATCTTCATAATATTAAACCTTATCAAAATGAGATTTTAATAATAAACAGTGAAAATGAAGAGATAAAAATAGATTTAGAAAATACAAATAACCCAAGTATTTATACAAATAAACTTTTTAGAAATGCAAAAAGAGCAAAGCAAAAAGCGAATAATATAAAAATAGAGAAAGATAATTTGGAAGATAAACTACTTTTTGCAAATAAACTAAAAGTGAATATTGAAAACTCAAATAGTATTGAAGAGTGTGAGTTTTTACTTCCTAAAAAGGATAAAAATCAAATAAAAACGAAAAAAGAGAAAAATTATGAAAGCTTTTTTTTCGAAGGTTTTAAAATAATGCTTGGAAGCAATGAAAGAGAAAATATATATCTACTTGAAAACTCAAAAGCTAGTGATTTTTGGTTTCATTTGAAAGATAGACCATCTTGTCATGTAATTGTGCAAAATAGTAAAAAAACTATCCCAACTAATGTTATAGAAAAAGCTGCTAAATTGTGTGTTGAATTTAGTGTTGATAGTAAAGGTGTTTTTGAAGTTGATTATACACAAAGAAGAAATGTAAAAATACAACATGGTGCAAATGTGCTATACAATCCTTATAATACTATTGTTGTAAAAGTTTAG
- a CDS encoding DUF4105 domain-containing protein, producing MQNLCNLSKKVTKSFLFCCFFLSPLFSNDIYNLAIEKKLYEDSYFKKLFHYKSSSSEIDSSNFFISKNGKYDLKDELIETLKTLENGTDNVLCRFPLRVDFLKRNIPNLDDIIKKYECSELEEYKKTLNANFISLVFPASHINSPASMYGHTFLKISSQKDSPLLSYALNYAAETNEKNGLVFAIKGIFGGYEGKYTIQPYYEKLKTYNNIEQRDVWEYDLNLEKDEIDRLVLHSWELKDSFADYFFFKENCSYSLLWLFEVARPNLELTDHFTFKTIPLDTIKLLDNEKLIDDSKYRYSTMKKMKYLLNEKIENKEFINDFIQKDKTLEDSLSKEDKVAYLDLKIAYTQYLRSEKGTDKSNYVKNYLATLKERSSYPISSEFDIEAPTNPIYSHNSSRVGFFYDSNDNFEFSIKPAYHDIYDIEDGYLQGAYIDFFELNLKKEKSEDIKIDKITLLNIESFSPRDQLFKSLSWTINTGYEKFDFNNDDSFKINPSFGASFGIDSTFAYILLDLNSFFTSKEQFYSVGPRAGIVSNYFKNIKLGLDYRYAKFDKGFERNNFEAFSTFKLNKDFALNLKYLNNDLEKNQDSLKFGFYYYFIP from the coding sequence TTGCAAAACTTATGTAATCTTTCTAAAAAAGTAACAAAGAGTTTTCTCTTTTGTTGCTTTTTTTTATCTCCATTATTTTCAAATGATATTTACAATTTAGCTATTGAAAAGAAATTATATGAAGATAGTTATTTCAAAAAACTATTTCATTATAAATCATCTAGCAGTGAAATAGATTCTAGTAACTTTTTCATATCAAAAAATGGTAAATATGATTTGAAAGATGAGTTAATTGAAACTCTAAAAACCTTAGAAAATGGAACAGACAATGTTTTATGTAGATTTCCTTTAAGAGTAGATTTCCTTAAGAGAAATATTCCTAATTTAGATGATATTATTAAGAAATATGAATGTAGTGAACTAGAAGAGTATAAAAAAACTCTAAATGCAAATTTTATAAGTCTTGTATTTCCTGCTTCTCATATAAATTCACCTGCATCAATGTATGGGCATACTTTTTTAAAGATTTCATCACAAAAAGATTCTCCTTTATTATCTTATGCTTTAAATTATGCTGCTGAAACAAATGAGAAAAATGGCTTAGTTTTTGCTATCAAAGGGATTTTTGGTGGATATGAAGGTAAATATACTATTCAACCTTATTATGAAAAGTTAAAAACATATAATAATATAGAGCAAAGAGATGTTTGGGAATATGATTTAAATTTAGAAAAAGATGAAATAGATAGATTAGTTTTGCACTCTTGGGAACTAAAAGACTCTTTTGCAGATTATTTCTTTTTTAAGGAAAACTGTTCATATTCATTATTATGGCTTTTTGAAGTAGCTAGACCAAATTTAGAGCTTACAGATCATTTTACTTTTAAAACAATACCTCTTGATACAATAAAGCTTTTAGATAATGAAAAACTAATTGATGATTCAAAATATAGATACTCAACAATGAAAAAAATGAAATATCTTTTGAATGAAAAAATAGAAAATAAAGAGTTTATAAATGACTTTATACAAAAAGATAAAACACTTGAAGATAGTTTAAGCAAAGAGGACAAAGTAGCATATTTAGATCTTAAAATTGCTTATACTCAATATCTAAGAAGTGAAAAAGGTACAGATAAAAGTAATTATGTAAAAAACTATTTAGCTACATTAAAAGAGAGAAGTTCTTATCCAATCTCCTCTGAGTTTGATATTGAAGCTCCAACAAATCCTATTTATTCTCATAATTCATCAAGAGTTGGGTTTTTCTATGATTCAAATGATAATTTTGAATTTTCTATTAAGCCAGCTTATCATGATATTTATGATATTGAAGATGGTTATTTACAAGGTGCATATATAGATTTCTTTGAATTAAACTTAAAAAAAGAGAAAAGTGAAGATATAAAAATTGATAAGATAACTCTTTTAAATATAGAGTCTTTCTCTCCAAGAGATCAACTTTTTAAATCATTATCTTGGACTATAAATACTGGCTATGAGAAATTTGATTTTAACAATGATGATTCATTTAAAATAAATCCTAGCTTTGGTGCTAGCTTTGGCATAGATTCTACTTTCGCATATATTTTACTTGATCTAAACTCATTTTTTACTTCAAAAGAGCAGTTTTATTCAGTAGGTCCACGAGCTGGAATAGTTAGTAATTACTTTAAGAATATTAAATTAGGCTTAGATTATCGTTATGCAAAATTTGATAAAGGTTTTGAAAGAAATAACTTTGAAGCTTTTTCTACTTTTAAACTAAATAAAGATTTTGCACTAAATTTAAAATATTTAAATAATGATTTAGAGAAAAACCAAGATAGTTTAAAATTTGGTTTTTACTACTACTTTATCCCTTAA
- a CDS encoding DUF3015 family protein: MRKIVMSLALAGLSTSLFANANTGCGLGSIVIKDQSTTLMQVLAVTTNGTSGNQTFGITSGTLNCKQPSSFVSNDKLHRFVNENMDELAMDISSGNGETLLTVASLMNVKNNDAFFAKLQANFSEIYSNENVSSAEVIDTIAKLM, from the coding sequence ATGAGAAAAATAGTTATGTCATTGGCACTTGCAGGTTTAAGCACATCGCTTTTTGCAAATGCAAATACTGGTTGTGGACTTGGTTCTATTGTTATAAAAGACCAAAGTACTACTTTAATGCAAGTTTTAGCAGTTACTACTAATGGTACTTCAGGAAACCAAACTTTTGGTATTACAAGTGGTACTTTAAACTGTAAACAACCATCAAGTTTTGTTTCAAACGACAAATTACACAGATTTGTAAATGAAAATATGGATGAATTAGCAATGGATATTTCATCAGGAAATGGTGAAACTTTATTAACTGTTGCAAGTTTAATGAATGTTAAAAACAACGATGCATTTTTTGCAAAATTACAAGCTAATTTTTCAGAAATTTATTCAAATGAAAATGTAAGTTCTGCTGAAGTTATTGATACTATTGCAAAACTTATGTAA
- a CDS encoding outer membrane beta-barrel protein produces the protein MKKLITGGALASALLVSSASADSKWYAGIEVGSASNTTELDKNGSKTDTDNNYKDFKFVIGKGTGNDWYTQLYLSSITYDKKPWFSDDDKATEIGLEVMKQFKVHEKVYPFIKFGVGFTSMDTDPNQNFSESSILAVSATIGAGVDFKATENISILAGLDYNRKSWQDVEVRYNSGTWLSKTETWKTSDSATRFYFGANYRF, from the coding sequence ATGAAAAAATTAATTACAGGTGGAGCACTTGCAAGTGCTCTTTTAGTATCGAGTGCAAGTGCAGACTCAAAGTGGTATGCAGGGATTGAAGTTGGTAGTGCATCAAATACTACAGAGTTAGATAAAAATGGTTCTAAAACAGATACTGATAATAACTATAAAGATTTTAAATTTGTTATTGGTAAAGGTACTGGCAATGATTGGTATACACAACTTTACCTATCTTCAATAACTTACGATAAAAAACCTTGGTTTTCAGATGATGATAAAGCAACAGAAATTGGTTTAGAAGTTATGAAACAGTTTAAAGTTCATGAAAAAGTATATCCATTTATTAAATTTGGTGTTGGATTCACAAGTATGGATACCGATCCAAATCAAAATTTCTCAGAATCTTCAATCTTAGCTGTTTCTGCAACTATTGGAGCTGGAGTTGATTTTAAAGCTACAGAAAATATCTCTATTTTGGCTGGTTTAGACTATAACCGTAAATCATGGCAAGATGTTGAGGTTAGATATAATAGTGGTACATGGTTGTCAAAAACAGAAACTTGGAAAACTTCAGATAGTGCAACAAGATTTTATTTTGGCGCAAACTATAGATTTTAA
- a CDS encoding phosphatidate cytidylyltransferase has translation MLELIGNLSLRVKTGIVLIAFVLILGLIDSYFIFWLFFGVALIIAVNESKTLYKLEDKSIYVYIVLLWVAVYFYPSPVDLIFIVAMGYASQLAYKRKLDKKMVLPLFYPTASFVFLMALYSEYGVGALFWLLIIVAATDIGAYFAGKNFGKTKFCETSPNKTLEGVFGGMLLAVILGALTSIDDVGFIASIIIAAIVSLSSVFGDLYESYLKREAGVKDSGNILPGHGGVLDRVDGYLFGAVVMLVLLRVVI, from the coding sequence ATGTTAGAACTTATTGGAAACTTATCTTTAAGAGTCAAAACAGGAATAGTGCTTATTGCTTTTGTTCTTATTTTAGGACTTATAGATTCATATTTTATTTTTTGGCTATTTTTTGGAGTAGCTTTGATAATTGCTGTTAATGAATCAAAAACTTTATACAAACTAGAAGACAAAAGTATTTATGTCTATATAGTGTTACTTTGGGTTGCAGTTTATTTTTATCCAAGTCCAGTTGATCTTATATTTATTGTAGCTATGGGATATGCTTCTCAACTTGCATATAAAAGAAAACTGGATAAAAAAATGGTTTTACCACTATTTTATCCTACTGCATCTTTTGTATTTTTGATGGCACTTTATAGTGAGTATGGAGTTGGAGCACTTTTTTGGCTTTTAATAATAGTTGCAGCAACTGATATAGGAGCATATTTTGCAGGAAAAAATTTTGGTAAAACAAAATTTTGTGAGACAAGTCCAAATAAGACTTTAGAAGGTGTTTTTGGAGGTATGCTATTAGCTGTGATTTTAGGTGCTTTAACTTCGATTGATGATGTTGGTTTTATTGCTTCAATTATTATTGCAGCTATTGTATCTTTGTCTTCAGTTTTTGGAGACTTATATGAGAGTTATTTAAAAAGAGAAGCTGGAGTAAAAGATAGTGGGAATATTTTACCAGGACATGGTGGGGTATTAGATAGAGTTGATGGATATCTATTTGGTGCAGTTGTGATGCTTGTTCTTCTTAGGGTAGTTATTTGA
- the dxr gene encoding 1-deoxy-D-xylulose-5-phosphate reductoisomerase, with product MIILGSTGSIGVNTLEIAKKYRLDIEVLVAGRNIDLLNKQIKEHNPKKVIIAFKEDLYKVNHSNVSFGEDAILKAIEDSSSKIVVNALVGFLGLKPTLKAIECNKKLCLANKESLVVAGKFIDKTNLRAIDSEHFALWYLYQNKKIDSMIITASGGSFRNYPLEKLKNVSVKEALNHPNWKMGNKITIDSATMTNKMFELLEAAWLFDTKKLDAIIEPKSMIHALINFTDGSTTAHIANTSMQLPIAYAILDKVEDEILKPVNLLEISSLNFLKIEENRYPIWKIKDEILLNPDLGVVLNSANEVAVSKFLDGKIGFLDISKITLNAVEKFSSLKATNIDDVFLIDKEVRAFCGN from the coding sequence TTGATAATACTTGGAAGTACAGGTTCTATTGGTGTAAATACTTTAGAGATTGCAAAGAAATATAGATTAGATATTGAAGTTTTAGTAGCTGGAAGAAATATAGATTTACTAAATAAGCAGATAAAAGAACATAATCCTAAAAAAGTAATAATCGCTTTTAAAGAAGATTTATATAAAGTAAATCATTCAAATGTGAGTTTTGGAGAAGATGCAATTTTAAAAGCTATTGAAGATAGCTCTTCAAAAATTGTTGTAAATGCACTTGTTGGATTTTTAGGATTAAAACCAACATTAAAAGCAATAGAGTGTAATAAAAAACTATGTTTAGCAAATAAAGAGTCACTTGTTGTTGCAGGAAAATTTATAGATAAAACAAATCTAAGAGCAATAGACAGTGAACATTTCGCACTTTGGTATTTATATCAAAATAAAAAAATAGATTCTATGATAATAACTGCAAGTGGAGGATCTTTTAGAAATTATCCACTTGAAAAGTTAAAAAATGTATCAGTAAAAGAGGCGCTTAATCATCCAAATTGGAAAATGGGAAATAAAATTACAATAGATAGTGCAACAATGACAAATAAGATGTTTGAACTTCTTGAGGCAGCTTGGCTTTTTGATACAAAAAAACTAGATGCAATTATTGAACCAAAATCAATGATTCATGCACTAATAAACTTCACAGATGGAAGTACAACAGCTCATATTGCAAACACTTCAATGCAACTTCCAATAGCTTATGCCATTTTAGATAAAGTTGAAGATGAGATTTTAAAACCAGTTAATCTTCTTGAAATTTCATCTTTAAACTTTTTAAAAATAGAAGAGAACAGGTATCCAATTTGGAAAATAAAAGATGAAATACTTTTGAATCCAGATTTAGGAGTTGTTTTAAACTCTGCAAATGAAGTTGCTGTTTCAAAGTTTTTAGATGGGAAAATAGGCTTTTTGGATATTTCAAAAATTACATTAAATGCTGTTGAAAAGTTCTCATCCCTAAAAGCTACAAATATAGATGATGTCTTTTTAATTGACAAAGAAGTAAGGGCTTTTTGTGGGAATTGA
- a CDS encoding RBBP9/YdeN family alpha/beta hydrolase, with product MNRKRVLILHGLNGSDFPHWQAHLASDLIKDNYIVSFPILPNKNNPELNEWKKFVKDEIKHFKPQIIVCHSLANILWFHLCDELDINLDKLMLVAPVRNKELTEAKSFFPYPIPKNLKSKEAIIAASTNDPFMSIEEAINLQSKLNIGMKIMENAGHINTSAGFGKLDCALDWVKREEICEENSQNI from the coding sequence ATGAATAGAAAAAGAGTTTTGATTTTACATGGACTTAATGGAAGTGATTTTCCACATTGGCAAGCACATCTTGCAAGTGATTTAATAAAAGATAACTATATTGTATCTTTTCCCATATTACCAAATAAAAATAATCCAGAATTGAATGAATGGAAAAAATTTGTAAAAGATGAAATAAAACATTTCAAACCACAAATTATAGTTTGTCACTCTTTAGCAAATATTTTATGGTTTCATCTTTGTGATGAACTTGATATTAATTTAGATAAATTAATGCTTGTAGCTCCTGTAAGAAATAAAGAATTAACAGAGGCAAAGAGTTTTTTCCCTTATCCAATACCTAAAAATTTAAAATCAAAAGAAGCAATAATAGCAGCATCTACAAATGATCCTTTTATGAGTATAGAAGAAGCTATAAATTTACAAAGTAAATTAAATATTGGTATGAAAATTATGGAAAATGCTGGACATATAAATACAAGTGCTGGATTTGGAAAACTTGATTGTGCTTTAGATTGGGTAAAGAGAGAAGAGATTTGTGAAGAGAACTCACAAAATATATAG
- the tsaD gene encoding tRNA (adenosine(37)-N6)-threonylcarbamoyltransferase complex transferase subunit TsaD, translated as MILAIESSCDDSSISITRIDSLDLVFHKKISQELEHSFYGGVVPELAARLHIEALPKIFEECKDYLKDIKAVAVTNAPGLSVTLTEGVAMAKAISIALNLPLIAVNHLKGHIYSLFIEKEESFPITVLLVSGGHTQIVEANDLNNMKTIARTLDDSFGESFDKVAKMMNLSYPGGPIIEEKAKKGDENRFSFPIPLSQSSNIEFSYSGLKNAVRVEIEKIKELRNELSEQDICDIAASFQKAATSHILQKLKKLFKKSAPKTFAIVGGASANIYLRENIEKLCEKHNTKLLLSSLKYCSDNAAMIGRVAVEQYKIKDFTKIDELDIKTRVKEL; from the coding sequence ATGATTTTAGCAATTGAATCATCTTGTGATGATAGTTCAATATCAATTACAAGAATAGATAGTTTAGATTTAGTTTTTCATAAGAAGATATCTCAAGAATTAGAACACAGTTTTTATGGTGGAGTTGTTCCAGAACTTGCAGCTAGACTACATATTGAAGCTTTACCAAAAATATTTGAAGAGTGTAAAGATTACTTAAAAGATATAAAAGCAGTTGCTGTTACAAATGCTCCTGGACTTAGTGTAACATTAACAGAAGGTGTTGCTATGGCTAAAGCTATAAGTATAGCTTTAAATCTTCCTTTAATAGCTGTAAATCATTTAAAAGGGCATATATATTCACTTTTTATTGAAAAAGAAGAGAGTTTTCCTATAACTGTTCTTTTGGTTTCAGGTGGACATACTCAAATAGTTGAAGCAAATGATTTAAATAATATGAAAACAATTGCTAGAACTTTAGATGATAGTTTTGGTGAAAGTTTTGATAAAGTTGCAAAAATGATGAATTTGTCATATCCAGGTGGTCCAATAATAGAAGAAAAAGCAAAAAAAGGTGATGAAAATAGATTCTCTTTTCCTATTCCTTTATCTCAAAGTTCAAATATTGAATTTAGTTATTCAGGATTAAAAAATGCAGTTAGAGTAGAAATAGAAAAGATAAAAGAGCTAAGAAATGAACTAAGTGAGCAAGATATTTGTGATATAGCAGCAAGTTTCCAAAAAGCAGCAACTAGTCATATTTTGCAAAAATTAAAGAAATTATTTAAAAAATCAGCACCAAAAACTTTTGCAATAGTAGGAGGAGCTAGTGCAAATATATATTTAAGAGAAAATATAGAAAAACTTTGTGAAAAACATAATACAAAATTACTTTTAAGTTCACTAAAATATTGTTCAGATAATGCAGCAATGATTGGAAGAGTTGCAGTTGAACAATATAAAATAAAAGATTTTACAAAAATAGATGAACTAGATATAAAAACAAGAGTAAAGGAGCTTTAA
- a CDS encoding translation initiation factor, translating to MSLADLLAKNMGSKLEISSFDTQKEDRKNKNKEENLILPKNEHRLVFLYEKRNGKPVTIIGRFQLEENEKKEVLKLLKSKLACGGAIKDEYIELQGDLKDKAKVILENNSWKFKNR from the coding sequence TTGAGTTTAGCAGATCTTTTAGCAAAGAACATGGGTTCAAAACTCGAAATAAGTAGTTTTGATACACAAAAAGAGGATAGAAAGAATAAGAATAAAGAAGAAAATTTAATTCTGCCAAAAAATGAGCATAGATTAGTTTTTTTATATGAGAAAAGAAATGGAAAACCAGTTACGATTATTGGTCGATTTCAATTAGAAGAGAATGAAAAAAAAGAGGTTTTGAAACTTTTAAAATCAAAACTTGCTTGTGGTGGAGCAATAAAAGATGAATATATAGAGCTTCAAGGAGATTTAAAAGATAAAGCGAAAGTAATTTTAGAAAATAACTCTTGGAAGTTTAAAAATAGATGA